The window GCGCGCATGGCCGTGCCCGGCCCCGATTCACAGACTGAGTTGTTGCACACCCCACACCGCACACACCACGCCGCACACCTCACGCCGGGCACCGCACACCCCCGCGTGGCGACCCGATGCCCACGGCAATTCCGCCGTTTCGCACGGCCTGCACCGAGCGCCGCTCACATCCAGGTCTGCGAGAATCGGCCGCGTGAGTGCCGACCCCCGCCCCGCCGTGCTGCCCGCCGACCATCCGCTGACGTCGGGCGCGACATCCAGCTCCCTTCTCGTGCAGGCGTACCGCGGCGTGCGCGGCGCGACCCTGCCGGTGTGGTTCATGCGCCAGGCCGGCCGCTCGCTGCCCGAGTATCGCGAACTGCGCACGGGGCTCGGCATGCTCGACACCTGCCTCGACCCCGCCCTGGCCAGCGAGATCACGCTGCAGCCGGTGCGACGCCACGGGGTGGATGCCGCGATCTTCTTCAGCGACATCGTCATCCCGCTGCGGCTGGCCGGCGTCGGCGTCGAGATCCAGGCAGGCACCGGCCCGGTCTTCGACCGCGCCGTGCGCACAGCCGCCGATGTCGACGCTCTCATCGAGGCCGGCACGCTCGACGCCTCCGACGCCGCACTGGACCCGATCCGCGAGGGTGTGCGCCGCACCGTGGCTGAGCTGGGCGCGACGCCGCTCATCGGCTTCGCCGGGGCGCCGTTCACGCTGGCCGCCTACCTCGCCGAGGGGCGGCCCAGCCGCGACCACCTCGCTGCCCGGCGCCTCATGCACACCGACCCCGACGCCTGGGCGCGGCTGCTGAGCTGGTGCGCCGACATCACCGGCGCGTTCCTGCGTGCGCAGCTGCTGGCCGGTGCCGGCGCGGGCCAGCTGTTCGACTCGTGGGCCGGATCGCTGAGCCGTGCCGACTACGCGCGCCATGTCGCCCCTGCCTCGGCCCGCGCGCTGGCCCATGCGCACGAGCTCGGTGCGCCGCTCGTGCACTTCGGGCTGGGCACGGGTGAGTTCCTAACCGAGATGAAGGATGTCGGAGCCGACGTCGTCGGCATCGACTACCGCCTGCCGCTCGATGAGGCGTCCCGGCGCCTCGGCGACTCGGTGCCGCTGCAAGGCAACATCGATCCCGCCCTGCTGGCCGCGCCCTGGGACGTGCTCGCCGAGCACACGCGTGATGTCATTCGGCGCGGGCGCCGCGCCCCCGCGCACGTCGTGAACCTCGGCCACGGCGTTCCGCCCGACACCGACCCAGCCGTGCTCACGCGGCTTGTGGAACTCGTCCACGAGGTCGGTGCGGAGTGACCCACGTCGTCGTCATCGGCGGCGGGGCGGCCGGGCTCGTCGCCGCACGCGAGGCTGCGGCATCCGGCGCCGACGTCACCGTGCTCGAAGCGAAGCCGACCTTCGGCGGCAGCGTCGCTGCGCACGCCGTCGCCGGCCTCACCCTCGACGCGGGTGCCGAGAGCTTCGCGACCCGCGGCGGCGCCGTCGCGGCTCTGATCGGCGAGCTGGGGCTTTCCGATCGCATCGTCTGGCCACACATCGCCGGATCGTGGCTGCACCTGCCCGACCGCACCGTGCCGGCACCGAAGGGCGGGATGCTGGGAATCCCGACCGATCCACACTCGCCCGAGGTGGTCGCGGCGATCGGACAGGATGCCGCGAACCGCGCCGCACGCGATCTCGACGAGCCGCTGCGCGGGGTGCCCGACACCCTGGGCGAGCTCGTGCGCGCACGGATGGGGCAGGCTGTGCTCGACCGGCTCGTGTCGCCGGTCACCAACGGCGTCTACTCGACGCCGGCCGACGAGCTCGCGGTCGACGCCATCGCGCCGGGGCTGCGCGCCGCGCTCGATCGAACCGGGTCGCTCGCCCGGGCCGTGCGCGAACTGCGCGGCGGTGCGGTCGCCAAGCCGGGGGCTGCGGCCGGCGGCTTGCGCGGCGGCATGTGGACTCTGATGTCGGCCCTGGCCGACGACGTCGCCGCGCGCGGCGGGCGCGTGCTCGTCGATGCCCCGGTCCGCGGCATCCGTCGCGAGGGCGGCACCTGGCTCGTCGACGTCGCGGTCGCCGCGCGCGCCGGCACCGCGGCATCCCCCGCCTCCCCCTCGCTGAAACAGGGGAATCCCGTCCAAACCCAGGGCGACGCACTCGGTCTCGGGAAGAATCCCTTGTCTCGGCATCCGGGCGGCGGGCCGGGCGCTGTGCAGAGCGCGGCGGGCGGCGGGCCGGGCCCTGTGCACAGCGCGGCGGGCGGCGGGCCGGGCCCTGTGCAGAGCGCGGCGGGCGTGTGGGCTGAGACGCTGCGCGCTGACGCCGTCATCGTCGCCACGGCGCAGTCGGCCGCGGTGCGGCTGCTGAGCGGGGCGATCCCCGCCGCGGATTGGCCGGTACCCACCCGGGTCGACCTGGCAACGCTCGTGCTCGACGCGCCGGAGCTGGATGCCGCACCCCGCGGCACCGGGCTGCTCGTCGCCGACGACGCGCACGAGCTCGTTGAGGCGAAGGCGCTGACCCACGCGAGCATCAAGTGGGACTGGGTCGCCGAACAGGCAGGTCGTGGGCGCCACGTCGTGCGGCTTTCGTACGGGCAGGCCGGTCACCGCAGCCGGGCGGCCGACGTCGACGACGCCGCGCTGCACGCGCTGGCGGTGCAGGATGCCGCAACCCTGCTGGGCACGCCGCTCGAGACCCCGCAGGTCGTCGGGTTCGCCCGATCGACCTGGACCAACGCCGTCTCGCTCGCCACCCGCGGCCAGGCCGGGCGCGTGGCCGCGGTGCGCGACGCCGTCGCCGCCGTGCCCGGGCTCGAGGTGACCGGCGCCTGGGTGGCCGGCACGGGCCTGGCCTCGGTCGTGCCCGATGCGCGGGCCGCGGCATCCCGCCTCGCCTCCCGCTGAGCCGGCCCGCACCGTTCGTCTCGCAGGATGAACGGCCCATAACCCGGCGACACGCCGGGCGACACGCCCGGGATCCCAAAAACGTCCTGCGAGCCGCACAGTGCCGCCCCCGCCACTCCGCCCCGGCCGTTTCGACCCGCCTTCGGCTCGCGCGGCGACCGCAGCCGGCCCGCATCGTTCGTCTCGCAGGATGAACGCGCCACAACCCGCCGACACGCCGGGCGACACGCCCGGGATCCCAAAAACGTCCTGCGAGCCGCACCGCACCGCGCCGCCCGGCCGTTTCAACCCGCCTCCGGCTCGCACACCGCCCCCAGATCTTGCAGATGACCTGAAGGTTTTTTGGGGTTTCCCATCCGACGGACGGATGATGGATGCCGTGCCCGATCGTGCTGTGTCCCCCGAATCCGAATCCTCCGAAGCCCCCGCCGTCTACACCCTCTGGGCAGCGTTCGCGCGCCCGACCGGCGCCGCCGTCCCCGCCGACGCGCTGAGTTCGGCAGGCCGCGACCTCGAGGCCGCGATCGCCCAGGTCGAAGCATCCGGGGTCACGGTGCGTGGCACGTACGACGTCTCGGGCTTCCGCGCCGACGCCGACCTGCTGTTCTGGCTGCACGGCGACAGCCCGCGCGCACTGCAGGCGGCGCTGCGCACGCTGCGCCGCGTGCCGGCGATCGCCGCACTCACCCCGCGCCAGACGTTCGTCGCCGTGCACCGTGCCGCCGAGTTCAACCGGTCGCACGTGCCCGCCTTCGTGCGCGGTCTCGAGCCCAAGCCGTGGCTGGCGGTCTACCCGTTCGTGCGCAGCAAGGACTGGTATCTGCTGCGCGAGAACGAACGCAGCCGCATGCTCGCCGAGCACGGCCGCGCCGGCGCCGGCTACACCGGCGTGCTCACCAACACCGTCGCGGCCTTCGCCCTCGGCGACTATGAGTGGGTCGTGCCGATCGAAAGCGACGAGCTCACCGACCTCGTCGACATGATGCGCGACCTGCGCTACGTCGACGCGCGCCGCCACGTCATCGAAGAGACGCCGTTCTTCACCGGCCACGTCATCACCGCTGCCGAGGTCGCCGAGGTGCTGTCGTGACCGACTTCGACGGCATTCTTCTCGCCAGTTTCGGCGGACCCGAGGGCCAGGACGACGTCATCCCGTTCCTGCGCAACGTCACCCGCGGCCGCGGCATCCCCGACGAACGACTCGAAGAAGTCGCCGTGCACTACCGCCACAACGGCGGTGTCAGCCCCATCAACGCGCAGAACCGCGCGCTCCAGGCGGCGCTGAAGGCCGAGCTTTCCGCGCGGGGCATCGCCCTGCCGGTGTACTGGGGCAACCGCAACTGGAACCCGTACTTCGCCGACGCGGTGCGCGACGCGCACGAGGCCGGCCACGACCGGCTGCTCGCTGTCGTCACCAGCGCGTACACCTCGTACTCGGGCGTGGGCCAGTACCGCGAGAACTTCGAGGACGTCGTCGCCGAGTTCCCGGCGGTTACGATCGACCGGCTGCGCGAGTTCTTCGACCACCCCGGCTTTGTCGCGCCGTTCATCGAGGGCGTGAAGACGGCGGTGCAGGATGCCGCAGCTCAGACCCACGTGCTGTTCGTCACCCATTCCATCCCGACGGCAGCGGCGGCAGCATCCGGTCCCGAGCACGGCCCCGGCGGCGCGTATGTCGCCCAGCACCTCGCCGTGGCCGACGTCATCGCCGCCGAGGCTGCCCCCGGGCTGCCGTACTCGCTCGCGTACCAATCGCGCAGCGGTGACCCGCGCACGCCGTGGCTCGAGCCCGACATCAACGACGAGATAAGGCGGCTGGCTGCCGAGGGCACCCAGCACGTCATCGTCGTGCCGATCGGCTTCGTCAGCGACCACATGGAGGTCCTCTGGGACCTCGACACCGAGGCGGCCGAGACCGCCGCCGAGCTCGGCATCGGCTTCGCGCGCGTGTCGACCCCGGGCGTGCACCCGGCGTTCGTATCGGGGCTGGTCGACCTCATCGAGGAGCGGCTGAACGACGTGCCTGACGCCCAGCGCCCGCACCTGACCGCGCTCGGCCCGTGGCCCGATCACGCCCCGGTGTCTGCCGAAGAGCCGGTCGCGGTGGCGCGATGACCCTACGGGTCGGCACACGCGGCAGCGCTCTCGCGACCGCGCAGACGCAGCAGGTGGCCGACGCCCTGGCGGCGGCGCTCGGAGGTGTGGACGTCGAGATCGTGCGCATCACCACGCACGGCGACACCTCGCGCGCATCGCTGTCGAGCCTGGGCGGCACCGGCGTGTTCGCCACCGCCCTGCGCGACGCCCTGCGCGAGGGAGAGTGCGACGTCGTCGTGCACTCGTTCAAGGATCTGCCCACGGCGCCCTCGCCGGGCCTGGTCGTGGCGGCTGTGCCGCCCCGCGAAGACGCCCGCGACGTCGTCGTGACCCGCGACGGCACACCGCTCGAAGACCTGCCCGCCGGAGCGCGCATCGGCACCGGATCTCCGCGTCGCGTCGCCCAGGTGCGTGCGGTGCGCCCCGACCTGACGGTCATCGACATCCGCGGCAACGTCGACTCGCGCCTGGCCCGCCTGCACAGCGACGGCGACGACCGGCTCGACGCCGTGGTGCTGTCGGCCGCGGGGCTGAACCGGCTGGGCCGCACCGAGGTGAACGCCGAGCCGATGCCGCTCGAGGTATGGCCGTCGGCCCCTGCGCAAGGCGCCCTGGCGATCGAGGTGCGCGAGGCCGACGCCTCGGGCACCCCGCTGGCGGCCGCTCTGGCACAGATCGCCGACCCGGGCAGCGCCGAGTGCGCAGCCGCCGAGCGCGGTGTGCTGGCGGGACTTGAGGCCGGATGCTCCGCCCCGGTCGGCGCCACCGCCCGCATCGATGGCGGCCGGCTGACCCTGCACGCCGCCGTCTACAGCCTCGACGGGCACCGCCAGGTCGAGGCATCCGTCACCACCGGAGACCCCGACGAAGCCGCCCGCGAGGTGGTGGCCGCGCTGCGCGACGCCGGCGCCGACGACCTCGACTGACATCTCGATCGCGGGGCGAGACCCGCAGGAGGAAGCGAACCGATGAGCACCCAGCATCCGGTCATCCGACCCCGCCGCCTGCGCACCACCCCCGCGATGCGACGCCTGGTCGCCGAGACCCGCATCCACCCCGCGCAGCTCATCCTGCCGGTGTTCGTGCGCGAAGACATCACCGAGCCAGCTCCGATCAGCTCGATGCCCGGCGTCGTGCAGCACACGCTCGACTCCCTGAAGGGTGCAGTGCGGGATGCCGCGGCCGCGGGTCTGGGCGGAATCATGCTGTTCGGCATCCCGGCCACGCGTGACGCCATCGGATCGGGCGCCACCGAGGCCTCCGGCATCCTCAACCGTGCCACCGCAGTCGCCGCCGCCGAAGCAGGTGACGCCCTGGTCGTGCAGACCGACCTGTGCCTGGACGAATTCACCGACCACGGGCACTGCGGCGTGCTCGACGCACGCGGCGCCGTCGACAACGACGCGACGCTCGAGCGCTACCGCGACATGGCCGTGGCGCAGGCGCAGGCAGGATCCCAGCTGCTGGGCCTGTCGGGCATGATGGACGGCCAGGTCGCCGCCGTGCGCGAAGCGCTCGACGAGAACGGCTTCGCCGACACAGCGGTGCTCGCGTATGCGGCCAAGTACGCGTCGGCGTTCTACGGCCCGTTCCGCGAGGCGGTCGATTCGCAGCTGCAGGGCGATCGCCGCACGTATCAGCAGGACCCCGCCAACCGCATCGAGGGGCTGCGCGAAGCCGCGCTCGATGAGGCCGAGGGCGCCGACGTGCTGATGGTCAAACCGGCGATGAGCTACCTCGACGTGCTCGCCGATGTCGCCGCGACCGCGCAGGTGCCGGTGTGGGCGTACCAGGTCTCGGGCGAGCACGCGATGATCGAGGCCGCTGCCGCCAACGGGTGGATCGACCGCGACCGGGCCATCCGCGAGAGCGTGACCGGCATTCTGCGCGCGGGCGCCGGCGCCGTGCTGACGTATTGGGCCCTGGAGCTGGCGGCCGCGGAGGCCGCCGCGTGACCGCGTCCCACACGATGCGGGTTCGGGATGCCGCATCCCGCACTTTCTGTGACGCGCCCCGGGGTGTGTCACAGAAGATGCCGACCGGCCCGCGTCGCACCCGCGATTTCTGTGACATGCGGCGCTCAGCGCCGCGGAAAGAGACGGCATGAGCAACGAGACCGCCTTCACCGAGGCATCCGCGGTCATCCCCGGAGGGGTGAACTCCCCCGTGCGCGCCTTCCGTTCGGTGGGCGGCGCGCCCCGGTTCCTGGTGTCGGGGCACGGCCCGTACGTCGTCGACGTCGAAGGCCGGCAGTACGTCGACCTGGTGTGCTCGTGGGGGCCGTTGCTGCTGGGGCACGCGCATCCCGCGGTGCTCGATGCCGTGCACGCCGCTGTCGACAGTGGCCTGTCGTTCGGCGCCTCGACGCCGTCCGAGACCGAGCTCGCCGAGGCGGTCATCGACCGGTTGGCCCCGGTCGCCGTTGGCGGAACCCCGGTCGTGGAGCAGATCCGGCTCGTCTCGACCGGCACCGAGGCGACCATGACCGCCATTCGGCTGGCGCGCGGCGTGACCGGTCGCTCGCTCGTCGTGAAGTTCGCCGGACACTACCACGGACACTCCGACGGGCTGCTGGCCGATGCCGGCAGCGGACTGGCCACCCTCGCCCTGCCCGCATCGGCCGGTGTGCCCGCCGAAATCGCGGCGCAGACGCTCGTGCTGCCTTACAACGACCGCGACGCCGTCGAGGCCGCTTTCGCGTCGTACGGTGACCGGATCGCCGCGATCATCGTCGAGGCAGCCGCCGCCAACATGGGGGTCGTCGCGCCTGCCGCCGGGTTCAATGCATTCCTCGCATCGACCGCGCACGCCGCCGGCGCGCTGCTCATCGTCGACGAGGTGCTCACCGGATTCCGCGAATCCGCGGCCGGCTGGCTGGGACTCGAGCCCGTCGCCGCCGACATCGTCACCTTCGGCAAGGTCATCGGAGGCGGGATGCCGCTGGCCGCCCTCGGCGCGCGCCGCGAGATCATGGTGCACCTCGCCCCGCTCGGACCGGTCTATCAGGCCGGCACGCTGTCGGGGAACCCCGTCGCGGTCGCCGCGGGCCTTGCCACGCTGCGCGCGGCCGACGCGGCGGTGTACGCACGGGTCGATGAGGTCGCGGGCGTCATTTCCACCGCCGCCGACGAGGCCCTGACGGCAGCGGGCGTGGACCATGTGCTCTCGCGCGCCGGCAATCTCTTCAGCATCCAGTTCCGTCCGACCCTTGCGACCGACTATGCCGGCGTGCAGAAGCAGGAAGCCTTCCGGTACGGGCCGTTCTTCCACGCGATGCTCGATGCCGGCGTCTCGCTGCCGCCGAGCGCATACGAGGCCTGGTTCGTCAGCGCCGCGCACGACGACGACGCCGTCTCGCGCGTGCTTGAGGCGCTGCCGGCGGCGGCGCGGGCGGCGGCCGCGGCGGTCCCTGCCTGACCGCGGTCACGACCGCACGCGCAGAGCGGCTAGGCTTGCTCTTTGGCGTCGTCGATTCACGACACAGCCGCGACCAGGAAAGCGAGGTGGTGCACCCATGAGTAGTGACAGTCGTCATCCACTGCCGGACACCGCCTCCACCCTGAACTCCTGATCCGTTCGAGGTCTGGGGAGTGCCGTGTCCGGCATCCCCTCTCATCCCACCCGCGCCGCGCGCGTGCTCTTGCACTGCGCTGCGGCCGCACGAGGAGGCCTCGCCATGACCATCCAGGAACTCACCGACCGTATCGACGACCTCGCACTGCACATCGAGCAGGGCGATCTGGTGGCGGCATCCGATGCCCTCACCGGGCTTGACCCGCACGACGTCGTCACCGCGATCGAACGGATGAGTCCGCGCGACGGCGCGGTGCTGTTCCGCCTGCTGGCCAAAGACCGTGCGCTCGCGGTGTTCGAGGCGCTCGCCCCCGCCGTGCAGGCCGACCTCGTGCGCCAACTGCGCGAAGTCGAGGTCGCCGCGATGTTCGCCGACCTCGACCCCGACGACCGGGTGTGGCTGCTCGACGAGCTGCCCGCCGCCGTCGCCCGCGCCCTGCTGCTCGGGCTGCCCGAGCGCGAGCGGCAGCTCACGGCCGACGTGCTCGGCTACCCGCAGAACGCCATCGGGCGCCGGATGAACCCGGACTACGTCACCACCCACCCCGATCTGACCGTGGCGCAGACGATGGCGCGCATCCGCGCCGCCCTGGGCACCGCCGAGACCGTCTACACGCTGCCGGTCACCGACCACGGCCGCGAGGTCGTGGGCGTCGTGAGCCTGCGCGACCTCATGTCGGCGCCCGACGACGCGCGGGTGCGCGAGATCATGAGCGAGCCGCACACGGCGACCGCGACCAGCGACGCCGAGCAGGCCGCCCGGCTGTGCGCCGACATGAGCCTGCTCGCACTTCCCGTCGTCGACAGCGAACGCCGACTGGTCGGCATCCTCACCCTCGACGATGCCGCGCGCATCCTCAAGCGCGAAGAGAGTGAGGATGCCGCCCGGCAAGGTGGCGTCGAGCCGCTGGGACGTCCGTACCTGAGCACCCCGATCACACGGCTCGTACGCTCACGGGTCGTCTGGCTGCTCGTGCTCGCGGTCGGGGCGACCCTGACCGTGCAGGTGCTGGAGATCTTCGAGGCGACGCTCGCGCAGCTGACCGCGCTCGCCCTGTTCGTGCCGCTGCTGATCGGCACCGGCGGAAACACCGGCAACCAGGCCGCCACCACGGTGACCCGCGCGCTCGCGCTCGACGAAGTGCGGCCGCGCGACATCCTGCGCGTGCTCGGGCGCGAGCTGCGCGTCGGCTTCCTGCTCGGGTTGGCGCTGGGATGCCTCGGCTTCGTCATCGCCGGAGCCATCTATGCCTTTCCGATCGGGCTCGTCATCGGGCTCACCCTGGCCGCCGTGTGCACGGTGGCGGCGACCATCGGCGGCATCATGCCGCTGGTGGCCCGGGCCATCCACGTCGACCCGGCCGTGTTCTCGAACCCGTTCATCACGACGTTCGTGGATGCCACGGGTCTGGTCATCTACTTCCTCATCGCCAAGGCCGTGCTCGGGATCTGACGACCGGTCGGTCTGGCGCGGGCGGGCACCCTGCCGCGTTCGGCCCGCAGGACGATCTGCGATAACCATGCCGACACGCCGCGCGACACGCCCGGGATCACGAATACATCCTGCGAACCGATCTGATTGAGCCGCTCAGAGCGGCTCGACGCGGAACGTGAAGGCACGTCCCTGCCGGAACGGCTCGACGAGTTCGACGTTCTCGAACGCGATGCCGCCCGGCAGCGGGTGCTCGCTCATCCAGTAGGTGTGGCGCCCGTTGACCTGCGCGCGCAGCGCCGGGTCGGCATCGGCCGCCCGCCACTCCTGCGCGCCGCGCCGCCCGACGTAGTGCCAATGCTCCGCCGTGCCCTCGGCGTAGGCGGCCCCCACCGGGTCTTCCTCGTCGGGCCGGGCCCGCACGACGATCTCGTCACCCTCGCGCACCAGCTCGTCGACGCCGAATGAGGCATGCGGAGCGAAGGCGATGCCGCGATAGTCTGGCCACAGCTCGCTCGCACGTGCGGTGCGGCCGGCCAGCTCCAGTTCACGCAGCCGCGCCCAGTTGCCCATCGTGGCAGTCAGGACACAGGTCTCAAGCGGCACCGATCGTTCGCGTGCGAACGCGGCTACCTGCACCTCATGCGGCCGGTCGCGGGTGAACGTCGCCGTCACCCACACGTCTGCGCCGTTGGCGAAGGGCTCGCTGAGGATGCTGACAGTCAGGGTGTCTCCGTCGACCACACCGCGTGCGGGGTCGTCGCCGTCACGTGGCCGCGGGTTGGACGGGTCGTCGGCCGACCAGAACCGCAACCCGGGGACGTCGTCGAGGTGCGACTGCTCGAGCTCGGAGTATCCGCGTTCGGTCTGGCCCGCCGGGACGGGCTCGACCGCGATGAAGTTCACCAGGCGGTCCCGCGGATGGTCGAGATACGGCGTGAAGATGCGGATGAGCCCGCGCGGCCCGCCGAGCGGGTGCAGACCGATTTGCATCCCGTCGGCGTGCCCCCAGCGGGGCTCACGCGGGCCGCTGCCGGGAACAGGCCGCAGCCAGCCGGTCTCGTCGATCATCGCCTGCTGCAGCATCCCGCTCTCACTTCTTCCCCCCGGCTGCACACCGCGGCCCGCCGCGGCCCGCCTTCTACAGGTTCACGTCGCCGACGAGGTGCACCCGGATGCCCATCCCGTCGAGCATCGCCGTCTTGGCCACCAGCGCCTTGTCGGCGGTGACGGCATCCGGTGCGTAGACGAGCTGCGCATGGTTGGCCTTATGGCGCGCCATGAACTGGTCACGGCTCTGGCCGTGCAGCACGACGTTGGCGATCGGCCACTCGGGGTTCGTGGCGTCCTTGCGACGCTGATTCTCCTCGTCGGGAAGCTCGACGACCGAGGCTCGGAACAGGTCGGCGTGCAGCCCGCCTTCGGCGATGTAGATGCGCGAGAGCACGACCTCACCGGGCTTTGACACCCCGTTGATCGTCGCACCGCCGGCGGGGAAGAACACGTGCCCCTGACGCCAGCCCTCCGCCTTGTCCCAGCCGCCCAGGTGCGAGGCGGGCACCGAGCCGGAGATCTCGTAGACCCACACGAACTCGCCGTCGAACTCTTCGCCCCAGCGCACATCGTGCAGAGTGGTGTCGGGGTTCAGACCCATTGCCGTCCACACCCGATTGGTCACCAGGGCGTCGACCGCGACGCCCTCGTCTGCCTCGTTGAAGTGCGGGAACGCGCGTCCCGCGTGCAGCTCCCGAGACCCGTCGCGCGAGAACACCGGCGGACGGTCGGTGGAGTTCAGGATGCCCTCGGCCAGGTCCGACGCCGGGACGAGGTCCTTCAACCCCTGCTGATACTGGATACCCACGGCATCCAGGCCGAAATCGTCGGCGATGCGCAGCGCGGCGATGTACATCTTCAGCTGCCACTGCACCTGATCGCGCGTGAGCTCGGTCGCGGCATCCTGCCCGTACTTGAACGTCATGCCGCGCTCGATCAGCCAGTCGTATGCGGCGTCGGCCTCCGCGTCGCCCACCTCGAGCATCTCGGCGTACAGCGCCGACTGCGACAGCCGTTCCTTGTAGATGCCGGTCGCATTCAGCAGCTCGTCGTCGAAGATCGCGTTGTACATGCCCATGCAGCCCTCGTCGAACACGCCGATGATGGCCTTGTCGGCGACCAGCTGCGCGGCAAGGGCGCGCCCCAGCTGAACTTCGGCCGAGTCGGGCAGTGCGGGCAGCTCGTGGACGTGCGACGCGTCGTGCGTGATGTGGCCGGTCTCGACCCACTCCTTCAGGCCCGCGCGGAACCAGTCGTCGGTGAAGTCGACCGACCAGATCGTCGAGTAGTCCTTGCCCATCTTGGTCAGGCCCGCGTTCAGGCCGAGCAGACCCACGAGCCCCGGCCAGTCGGGTGCGAAGTTCGCGGTGGTCAGGATCGGGCCGCGGTGCGTGCGCAGTCCCGCGAGCACGTGGTGCGAATACTGCCAGTTCGCGATGGCGACCACCAGCGGCGCGTCGTCGGGGATGTTCTTGAACACCTCCATGCCCATGCGCTGGCTGCGGATGTACCCGTGCCCGCGCTCCGCGTCGACGCCGAACGCGCGCACCACACTCCAGCCGAGCTGCTCGAAGGCGGCCGTGACGGCGGCTTCAGTCGCCTCCTGCACCGGCCACCCGGCGACGTTGGCCGATTCGCGCAGGTCGCCTGACGTGATCAGGTAGACCGTCTGCGGCTCGGCCGCGGGCCGGGCCGTAGGCGTCGGGAAGGTGTAGTCGGTCATGGTGCCTCCTTGAGGTCGGGGTCGGTGGCGGTCAGCGAGATGTGCTCGCCGGCCGCAAGATGAACAGGGGTGGATGCCGCAGCCCCGCGCACGATGAGGCGGTCGACATCGAGCGTCCCGCCGTCGGCCTGCAGGGTCACACTGTCCCCCTCGATCGAGACGCGGCCCCACGCGGTGCCGGTCGTGAACAGCGCGTGCATCGATCCGGGGGCCGCGGGATCGAACGAGAGAGTGCGGGATGCCGCATCCCACTGCTGCCCCGTGAACGCGAGCAGCACGCCCCACGACGACAGCGAACGGGCATAGTGGTTGCCGCACTCGATCTCGTTCCACGGGTTGCGCACGACCCCGTCGTAGCGCGCCGCCCGTGCGCGCTCGATGCGCAGGGCATCATCGACGCGGCCGGCATAGGCGAGGGATGCCGCGACCTGGTGCTCGATTCCTGTCCACACTTCGTCGGAGTAGACGAAGGGGATCGCCGGGCGCCCGCCGGTCGGCCAAGAGGCCAGCAGCAGTCCGCCTTCATCGTTCAGCGCGTAGACGCGCTGCGTGCTTTCATGCCCCGTCAGCTCGTCACGGAAGTTGTGCTCGACGATCGCGCCCAGAGCGCTGTCGACCCGCTCGGCGGGCACGATATCGCTGAGCCCGTTCAGCCGCGCGTGGAACTGCCCGAGCAGCTGGTCGGAGAGCACGCCCTCGCCGTACTGATAGCGGTGCGCGTCGACATCGTCGATGACCTGTCGATACCACTGCCCGTTCCACAGCAGCTCGTCCATGCGCGCAGCCGCGCGGCGTGCCTGCGCGGTGAGCTCGTCTGCCCGCTCGCCGTCACCGAGATGGCGCGCCATCCGGGCCCCGGCGCGCAGCGCCGCCACGAGCATCCCGTTCGCGAGCGGCTCGACGCCGTGGAACTCGATGTCGTAGGTG is drawn from Microbacterium protaetiae and contains these coding sequences:
- the hemE gene encoding uroporphyrinogen decarboxylase: MSADPRPAVLPADHPLTSGATSSSLLVQAYRGVRGATLPVWFMRQAGRSLPEYRELRTGLGMLDTCLDPALASEITLQPVRRHGVDAAIFFSDIVIPLRLAGVGVEIQAGTGPVFDRAVRTAADVDALIEAGTLDASDAALDPIREGVRRTVAELGATPLIGFAGAPFTLAAYLAEGRPSRDHLAARRLMHTDPDAWARLLSWCADITGAFLRAQLLAGAGAGQLFDSWAGSLSRADYARHVAPASARALAHAHELGAPLVHFGLGTGEFLTEMKDVGADVVGIDYRLPLDEASRRLGDSVPLQGNIDPALLAAPWDVLAEHTRDVIRRGRRAPAHVVNLGHGVPPDTDPAVLTRLVELVHEVGAE
- a CDS encoding protoporphyrinogen/coproporphyrinogen oxidase, with the translated sequence MTHVVVIGGGAAGLVAAREAAASGADVTVLEAKPTFGGSVAAHAVAGLTLDAGAESFATRGGAVAALIGELGLSDRIVWPHIAGSWLHLPDRTVPAPKGGMLGIPTDPHSPEVVAAIGQDAANRAARDLDEPLRGVPDTLGELVRARMGQAVLDRLVSPVTNGVYSTPADELAVDAIAPGLRAALDRTGSLARAVRELRGGAVAKPGAAAGGLRGGMWTLMSALADDVAARGGRVLVDAPVRGIRREGGTWLVDVAVAARAGTAASPASPSLKQGNPVQTQGDALGLGKNPLSRHPGGGPGAVQSAAGGGPGPVHSAAGGGPGPVQSAAGVWAETLRADAVIVATAQSAAVRLLSGAIPAADWPVPTRVDLATLVLDAPELDAAPRGTGLLVADDAHELVEAKALTHASIKWDWVAEQAGRGRHVVRLSYGQAGHRSRAADVDDAALHALAVQDAATLLGTPLETPQVVGFARSTWTNAVSLATRGQAGRVAAVRDAVAAVPGLEVTGAWVAGTGLASVVPDARAAASRLASR
- the hemQ gene encoding hydrogen peroxide-dependent heme synthase translates to MDAVPDRAVSPESESSEAPAVYTLWAAFARPTGAAVPADALSSAGRDLEAAIAQVEASGVTVRGTYDVSGFRADADLLFWLHGDSPRALQAALRTLRRVPAIAALTPRQTFVAVHRAAEFNRSHVPAFVRGLEPKPWLAVYPFVRSKDWYLLRENERSRMLAEHGRAGAGYTGVLTNTVAAFALGDYEWVVPIESDELTDLVDMMRDLRYVDARRHVIEETPFFTGHVITAAEVAEVLS
- a CDS encoding ferrochelatase encodes the protein MTDFDGILLASFGGPEGQDDVIPFLRNVTRGRGIPDERLEEVAVHYRHNGGVSPINAQNRALQAALKAELSARGIALPVYWGNRNWNPYFADAVRDAHEAGHDRLLAVVTSAYTSYSGVGQYRENFEDVVAEFPAVTIDRLREFFDHPGFVAPFIEGVKTAVQDAAAQTHVLFVTHSIPTAAAAASGPEHGPGGAYVAQHLAVADVIAAEAAPGLPYSLAYQSRSGDPRTPWLEPDINDEIRRLAAEGTQHVIVVPIGFVSDHMEVLWDLDTEAAETAAELGIGFARVSTPGVHPAFVSGLVDLIEERLNDVPDAQRPHLTALGPWPDHAPVSAEEPVAVAR
- the hemC gene encoding hydroxymethylbilane synthase, coding for MTLRVGTRGSALATAQTQQVADALAAALGGVDVEIVRITTHGDTSRASLSSLGGTGVFATALRDALREGECDVVVHSFKDLPTAPSPGLVVAAVPPREDARDVVVTRDGTPLEDLPAGARIGTGSPRRVAQVRAVRPDLTVIDIRGNVDSRLARLHSDGDDRLDAVVLSAAGLNRLGRTEVNAEPMPLEVWPSAPAQGALAIEVREADASGTPLAAALAQIADPGSAECAAAERGVLAGLEAGCSAPVGATARIDGGRLTLHAAVYSLDGHRQVEASVTTGDPDEAAREVVAALRDAGADDLD